CAGCCCGGCGCCCTGGTGGAAATACAAATTGACGCTATCCTTGAGCGGCCCGATGCCGCAGAACATTTTTGACATCTTTGTCGCCGTTCCCGGGGCACTTTTCTCGCGCGAATACATAATCACACGCCAGCCCATGTAAACCCGCTCGGTGACCCCGGGCGCGACCCCGTGCACCAGCCGCCGCAAGGCCATCGTCCACTTGGGCACTTCCGGCGAGCGTCCCTTGAGCAGGTCTTCCACAGTGCCCACGGAAGCCTTGCTTTTTCGAGTCATCGGGCGTGCACCTCCTGAGCTTCAGAGATTCGGTTCTTCCCTGTGTAGGGTTAGCTCACATCCTACCATCGCTCCATCCCATTCGACGCGGCCCCCATGGCGATGTCATCCTGAACCCCGATGGAATCGGGGTGAAGGATCTCAACCGCAGATGGTTCGGCTGCCCTCACCACAAGGATTCCTCGCTGCGATCAGAATGGCAAGCAAAGAGATGAGACCATTGCGGCAGCAGCTACGCGAGTCTTTCCGCGAGCACGATCTGCGTCCGGCCGAGGAGGAGCGCCAGCGAGCTGAACTGCTTGCGGATTTCCTTGTTGGCTTCTCGTTGGCGCGGGTCGGGCTCCCGCCGCATGGTCGTGAGCGTGAACAGGCGCATCAGCGGGTAGAGCCAAAGCCAGGCAAGCGAACTGCGCCGGTAGAAATCCGTCCCCACGTATCGGATGCGGAAGCCGCTGCGGTGGAGTAGGTAGCGCAACTGGTAGAAAGGCAGCGGGTGGATGTGGCCGTGGAAGGGCAGGCTGTGGAACTCGTTCAGCGGCTCGCGCACCAGGGAGTAAAAGCCGGTGAACAGAAATTTCACCCGCGAGGCAAGCCCGGCAATGTTGGGCGTCGTGATCAAGATCTTTCCCCCCGGGCGCAGCACGCGGGCGCACTCGCGCATGAAGTCGAACTGATTCTCGAGATGTTCGATGGATTCGAGACAGGTCACGTAATCGAACGACCCGCTCGCAAAGGGAAGTTCCCGGCTGATGTCCGCCCGGCAAAAGCGGACGCCGGCGGCGTGGAACTTCTGCGGATCGACGTCACACGCGACCACGCCGAAGCCGAGCGATTGCAAGCGGAGCGACATCCCGCCCTCGCCGGCCGCGCACTCCAGCAGCCGCCCGCGAGGCAGTTTGGACATCAGGCCAACGACGCGGTCGTGCGTGCGCGGGTGAGCGTAAGGGCGGAGTTGGCGGTAATCATCGGTCACCCAACGAGGCGCATCCATCGGAATCCGCCCCAAGCGGTTCACTTGAGCCGAGCACCGCGAGCCGAGTGGTCACTTAAAGAAAACCGCGGCCCGTCCCGCATCCCGACGCTTCAGGATCGGGACTGCCGGGGAACTAAGCGCCGGCGGCTTTGGCTCGCGCGGCCGGCGGTTGTTCGACCGCTTCGGTAGCCCGCGCTTCCGACCGCAGCCACGTTCCGGCGAACAACAAGGTCACCGCCGGAAGGATCGCGGCGAGCGTTGTGACCGAAAGCAACAGGCCGCGGTTGAACGTGCCGCGCATGCTCGCGGCAAACGAAATCTGTGTCGCTACGCCGATAAACAGCGCATAGGATGCGCCCGCGAGCAGAGCGGCGTAGGCGGTGCGCGGCGATTGGTCGAGCAGCGCCCAGCCCAGAAAAACGAGCCCCACCGCTCCAAACGCAAGCACTCCCCAGGAGAGCAGCGGCGAAAGAAGCACGTTGCTCTGATAGAGATGCACGAGCGCCTGGCGCAAACTGTCGTCCGTGCCGGCTCGGGCCATGCGCCCCGGC
This genomic stretch from Candidatus Acidiferrales bacterium harbors:
- a CDS encoding methyltransferase domain-containing protein translates to MDAPRWVTDDYRQLRPYAHPRTHDRVVGLMSKLPRGRLLECAAGEGGMSLRLQSLGFGVVACDVDPQKFHAAGVRFCRADISRELPFASGSFDYVTCLESIEHLENQFDFMRECARVLRPGGKILITTPNIAGLASRVKFLFTGFYSLVREPLNEFHSLPFHGHIHPLPFYQLRYLLHRSGFRIRYVGTDFYRRSSLAWLWLYPLMRLFTLTTMRREPDPRQREANKEIRKQFSSLALLLGRTQIVLAERLA
- a CDS encoding DUF1801 domain-containing protein, with product MTRKSKASVGTVEDLLKGRSPEVPKWTMALRRLVHGVAPGVTERVYMGWRVIMYSREKSAPGTATKMSKMFCGIGPLKDSVNLYFHQGAGLPDPDGLLEGTGKGMRHVKIRNAGHIRAGAIKKLVRAAYKLSAS